The Candidatus Melainabacteria bacterium genome includes a window with the following:
- a CDS encoding ABC transporter permease has translation MQRLAPHNRKNDLLLAWFAPLGQAAKLALEMLYPGNLLSIQFRQYRSSLGWMGIKSLPLVGLSAMFVSLALSIQTIIELKNFSAQDMAGMVISIGLLRELGPLTVSVSWCARVAARLCGEARDFKGSSSDFVSEFALPKYLAALSMAVPLGAYGLVIGFLTSAIFAPYLGVSSIHDYLSAAKPAIRDKDLFCYFFKLIVLNPTIGVFAGCVFGRYGRGGRAEVCSNAITAMFIAAMFFNLVFTYAMYMP, from the coding sequence ATGCAGCGTCTGGCGCCGCACAATCGCAAGAACGACCTACTTCTCGCCTGGTTTGCACCGCTTGGACAGGCTGCGAAGCTGGCTCTGGAGATGCTCTATCCGGGCAATCTCCTTTCCATTCAATTTCGCCAGTATCGCTCCAGTCTGGGCTGGATGGGCATCAAGTCTCTGCCCCTGGTCGGACTGTCGGCGATGTTTGTTTCGCTTGCGCTTTCCATTCAAACTATCATCGAGCTGAAGAATTTCAGTGCTCAAGATATGGCTGGGATGGTGATTTCTATTGGTCTGCTGCGTGAACTTGGACCTTTGACTGTCAGTGTATCCTGGTGCGCACGGGTGGCTGCCAGGTTGTGCGGCGAGGCCCGCGATTTCAAGGGCAGTTCGAGTGACTTTGTCTCTGAGTTCGCACTCCCGAAGTATCTGGCCGCCTTATCAATGGCTGTACCGCTTGGAGCCTACGGTTTGGTGATAGGTTTTCTGACGTCGGCGATTTTCGCTCCCTATCTCGGCGTAAGCTCCATCCATGACTATCTTTCGGCTGCTAAACCTGCCATTCGTGACAAGGATCTGTTCTGTTATTTCTTCAAATTAATCGTTCTCAATCCAACTATCGGTGTTTTTGCCGGATGTGTTTTCGGTAGATATGGAAGGGGTGGACGCGCTGAAGTTTGCTCAAATGCTATCACCGCAATGTTTATCGCCGCCATGTTCTTCAATCTTGTGTTCACCTATGCGATGTACATGCCATGA
- the rfaE2 gene encoding D-glycero-beta-D-manno-heptose 1-phosphate adenylyltransferase, which yields MGLVVTREELKQVVRAQKEQNKIIVTTNGCFDILHVGHVRYLAEARRLGDVLIVGVNTDDSVRRLKGPSRPVNNENDRAEVLASLECVDYVTLFPEDTPVELLTEVKPNFHAKGGDYDPEKLAETPVVESFGGQVKIINLVPGKSTTSLIAKIDKSKEKSNDTVNC from the coding sequence ATGGGACTGGTTGTAACACGCGAAGAATTGAAGCAAGTCGTTCGTGCTCAGAAGGAGCAGAACAAGATAATCGTCACGACCAACGGTTGTTTTGACATTCTCCATGTCGGGCATGTGCGGTATCTGGCAGAAGCTCGTCGGCTCGGCGATGTTCTTATCGTGGGAGTGAACACGGATGATTCCGTCAGACGCTTGAAAGGACCGAGCAGACCTGTGAACAATGAAAACGACCGGGCTGAAGTTCTCGCCAGTCTGGAGTGCGTCGATTACGTAACCCTGTTTCCGGAAGATACTCCGGTCGAACTTTTGACTGAGGTGAAGCCGAATTTTCACGCGAAAGGCGGCGATTACGACCCTGAGAAGCTGGCGGAAACCCCTGTAGTGGAGTCATTTGGCGGACAGGTGAAGATTATCAATCTCGTGCCCGGTAAGAGCACGACAAGCCTGATTGCCAAAATCGACAAGAGTAAAGAGAAAAGCAACGACACGGTCAATTGCTGA
- a CDS encoding tetratricopeptide repeat protein yields the protein MTDTKQSGSKSTTRIGSLSLVLSGIALATTISPLTAGAAGTKPLPIERIGLDNARQLVVQFASEPGAFPSIPNVLDLPGPNHRVVVDFADTTIDRAKIPTVEEMTTAMGKVLPVINGIRYSILPNAAKPTARVVLELPEDLKVTPRVVKVEENSVTINLGDEVKNLVVPKKTTGRTTHESSARPATVPSPGGESVVSAVNAASAPVPSGAVGAPVPRSTTTTAAMTQLASTRIPLEDDAAPVMASTAAPVAVQAQAPVPVAYQPQAPAPVAQQAPLRTVTTTQYQAAPPVFAGQPVVNADGETVALKGEQKIDELSVPAGATKSSATASGWDWNSPVENELVSKAAATKSMSDGAAASGPAVAQARPGDDPEEAFVKKIAAKEMGASTPLATLTDVAPLTSTTNLAASREESPAAAVSPVAQLRELDTATVTPVAQLRDVEAVPVATAPVTAPTAASAPIAAVPVAAAPQVETETAYVPSAATAPSQESTAPDAVVSASPPVTKVAQVSEPLRTEQIETQPLSLPEPAAKPAPAAAPRASAPVPADAVDESPASATSADGDASAAAQAAPQASGPALSLKLYNSAVRNHLSGKLMEAINDYKGALAANPSLAEAHSNLGLIYNQQHNYAGALGEFHKALAINPKDAITYNGIGAALRAEKDLPGAIKNWQTAVDLDPKLATAHYNLGTAFEIQKDYDRALEAYKDAITNDYRLGEAYYRMGLILQQKHQLDDAAAQYSQALKISSTAEYSADAKQRLAELKAQKK from the coding sequence ATGACTGATACGAAACAATCAGGAAGCAAAAGTACGACGAGAATCGGTTCTCTCTCTCTTGTTTTATCTGGTATCGCTTTAGCCACCACCATATCGCCTCTTACTGCTGGCGCTGCCGGCACTAAACCTTTGCCGATCGAAAGAATCGGTCTCGACAATGCCCGTCAGTTGGTTGTGCAGTTTGCTTCTGAGCCAGGAGCTTTTCCATCTATCCCTAACGTTCTCGACTTACCTGGACCGAATCATCGAGTAGTAGTAGATTTCGCCGATACGACTATAGATCGTGCCAAGATACCTACAGTCGAAGAAATGACAACGGCGATGGGAAAGGTTCTGCCTGTTATCAACGGTATTCGTTACTCGATTCTTCCCAATGCTGCTAAACCAACGGCCCGAGTCGTTCTTGAGCTGCCCGAAGATTTGAAAGTGACTCCGCGTGTGGTGAAGGTCGAGGAGAACTCGGTCACCATCAATCTTGGCGATGAAGTCAAAAATCTGGTTGTGCCCAAGAAGACTACCGGCAGAACAACGCACGAATCAAGCGCCCGACCGGCGACTGTGCCATCTCCAGGCGGCGAGAGTGTAGTCAGTGCCGTGAATGCTGCCAGTGCGCCGGTACCTTCCGGAGCTGTCGGCGCGCCGGTGCCTCGTTCCACTACCACCACCGCTGCAATGACTCAGTTGGCATCCACACGTATCCCTCTTGAAGACGATGCTGCACCGGTTATGGCGTCAACCGCGGCACCGGTGGCGGTACAGGCTCAAGCGCCTGTACCGGTCGCCTACCAGCCTCAAGCACCCGCGCCTGTGGCACAACAGGCGCCGCTGCGCACGGTGACAACGACGCAGTATCAGGCTGCACCTCCAGTTTTTGCCGGGCAACCAGTTGTGAATGCCGATGGTGAGACAGTTGCACTCAAGGGCGAGCAGAAGATTGACGAGCTTTCCGTGCCCGCTGGTGCCACCAAAAGTAGTGCCACGGCGTCAGGGTGGGATTGGAATTCGCCGGTCGAAAATGAACTCGTCTCTAAAGCGGCGGCTACGAAGTCGATGTCGGACGGCGCCGCTGCAAGCGGTCCAGCAGTGGCGCAAGCACGGCCGGGCGATGACCCGGAAGAAGCGTTCGTGAAGAAAATCGCAGCCAAGGAGATGGGCGCATCAACTCCGCTAGCTACCCTGACAGATGTGGCACCATTGACGTCAACAACGAATCTGGCTGCCAGCCGAGAGGAATCTCCGGCTGCTGCAGTTTCGCCGGTCGCACAATTGCGGGAGTTGGACACGGCTACCGTCACTCCTGTGGCCCAGCTCCGCGATGTTGAGGCTGTACCTGTAGCGACTGCACCCGTGACTGCTCCAACGGCAGCCAGTGCGCCGATAGCGGCGGTACCCGTCGCAGCGGCGCCACAAGTGGAGACCGAGACAGCTTACGTGCCGTCTGCTGCGACTGCGCCGTCTCAGGAATCAACCGCACCAGATGCGGTGGTATCTGCTTCGCCGCCCGTGACGAAAGTGGCCCAGGTTTCTGAACCGTTGCGGACCGAACAGATTGAAACCCAGCCTCTGTCGTTGCCTGAACCTGCCGCTAAACCAGCGCCAGCCGCTGCGCCACGAGCCTCTGCACCAGTTCCCGCCGATGCTGTCGATGAATCTCCTGCTTCTGCAACAAGCGCCGACGGTGATGCTTCTGCCGCTGCACAGGCTGCTCCGCAGGCATCTGGACCGGCCCTTTCTCTGAAGTTGTATAACTCGGCTGTGCGAAATCACCTTTCTGGAAAGTTGATGGAGGCAATCAACGATTATAAAGGCGCTTTGGCCGCCAATCCATCGCTGGCCGAAGCCCACAGCAATCTGGGTTTGATTTACAATCAGCAGCATAATTATGCCGGTGCTCTGGGTGAGTTCCATAAGGCTCTCGCGATCAATCCTAAAGATGCCATCACATACAATGGCATCGGGGCAGCGCTGAGAGCTGAGAAAGATCTTCCCGGGGCGATAAAAAACTGGCAGACCGCCGTCGATCTCGATCCAAAGCTAGCGACTGCGCATTACAATCTCGGCACCGCCTTCGAAATTCAGAAAGACTATGATCGAGCTCTGGAAGCCTACAAAGATGCGATCACCAATGATTATCGTTTAGGTGAAGCGTACTATCGCATGGGACTGATTCTCCAGCAAAAACATCAACTTGATGATGCGGCCGCTCAGTACAGTCAGGCTTTGAAGATTTCTTCAACGGCTGAGTACAGTGCTGATGCGAAGCAGCGTTTAGCCGAACTAAAAGCGCAGAAGAAGTAA
- the mce gene encoding methylmalonyl-CoA epimerase, which yields MSETRLDHIAVAVRSLDEALKFYKDSFGLECIEIEEVLEQGVRVAKLDLGNTHLELLEPLSDDSPVGKFLASRGPGLHHICVGVDNIITKLDCLKSAGTRLIDEQPKLGASGARIAFVHPKSTGGVLLELSQPFEVGSDKH from the coding sequence ATGAGCGAAACACGACTTGACCATATTGCTGTAGCAGTGCGCAGCCTCGATGAAGCATTGAAGTTCTACAAAGACTCTTTCGGTCTTGAATGCATCGAGATCGAAGAAGTTCTCGAACAGGGAGTCAGGGTAGCGAAGCTAGATCTTGGCAACACCCATCTCGAACTGCTTGAACCGCTATCGGATGATTCACCTGTAGGCAAGTTTCTCGCCAGCCGTGGACCCGGTCTGCATCACATTTGCGTGGGCGTCGACAATATCATCACCAAACTGGATTGCTTGAAAAGCGCTGGCACCAGGCTCATTGACGAGCAGCCCAAGCTTGGTGCAAGCGGCGCCCGCATCGCCTTTGTGCACCCGAAAAGCACAGGCGGCGTGCTTCTGGAGCTTTCCCAGCCATTTGAAGTTGGGTCTGACAAGCACTGA
- a CDS encoding class I fructose-bisphosphate aldolase encodes MQELSKIEEALGSKASYYLQHECKTVSKDLLHIPGPNFVDNVFVQSDRSPRVMRALQDIFSTGRLANTGYVSILPVDQGIEHSGGASFAKNPIYFDSENIVKLAIEGGCNAVASTFGVLGSVARKYAHKIPFIVKLNHNEFLSYPNRYDQIMFGAVEQAWEMGATAVGATIYFGSEESSRQIQEVAHAFHEAHQLGMATILWCYLRNPAFKTADTDYHVSADLTGQANHLGVTIEADIIKQKLPENNGGYNAIKFGKTDPLVYSQLTSDHPIDLTRYQVVNCYMGRQGLINSGGASGKHDFEEAVTTAVINKRAGGMGLISGRKAFQRPMKEGVQLLNAIQDVYLCKDVTVA; translated from the coding sequence ATGCAGGAACTATCAAAAATTGAAGAGGCACTGGGAAGCAAAGCTTCTTATTATTTGCAACACGAGTGCAAAACTGTCTCCAAAGATCTGTTGCACATTCCAGGACCGAACTTCGTAGACAATGTCTTTGTACAGAGCGACCGCAGCCCACGCGTCATGCGCGCTTTGCAAGATATTTTCAGCACAGGCAGACTGGCTAACACAGGCTATGTCTCCATTCTTCCAGTCGACCAGGGCATTGAGCACTCCGGCGGCGCTTCCTTTGCGAAGAATCCAATCTATTTCGATTCAGAAAATATCGTCAAACTGGCCATCGAAGGTGGTTGTAACGCTGTCGCCTCGACATTCGGCGTTCTGGGCTCCGTGGCAAGAAAATATGCGCACAAGATTCCATTCATCGTAAAACTCAATCACAACGAGTTCTTGAGCTACCCCAACCGCTACGATCAGATCATGTTCGGTGCTGTCGAGCAGGCATGGGAAATGGGTGCAACAGCAGTTGGCGCCACAATCTACTTTGGTTCGGAAGAATCTTCTCGCCAGATCCAGGAAGTTGCTCATGCCTTCCACGAAGCTCACCAGCTCGGCATGGCCACGATTCTCTGGTGCTACCTGAGAAACCCAGCCTTCAAGACCGCCGACACCGACTACCACGTCTCAGCCGACCTCACCGGTCAAGCCAACCACCTCGGCGTCACAATCGAAGCCGACATCATCAAACAGAAGCTGCCTGAAAACAACGGTGGCTACAACGCCATCAAGTTCGGCAAAACTGACCCGCTCGTTTATTCACAGCTGACTTCAGATCACCCGATCGATCTGACCCGCTACCAGGTAGTCAATTGCTACATGGGACGCCAGGGCTTGATCAACTCCGGTGGTGCTTCTGGTAAGCATGACTTCGAAGAAGCCGTCACTACAGCCGTTATCAACAAGCGCGCCGGTGGAATGGGCTTGATCTCAGGAAGAAAAGCTTTCCAGAGACCAATGAAAGAAGGCGTTCAGTTGCTGAATGCTATTCAAGACGTTTACCTCTGCAAAGACGTTACAGTCGCCTAG
- a CDS encoding tetratricopeptide repeat protein, with the protein MNKYLTDIRLGDLLAKTGIVTAKQVNDAVRTAGNKNLHFGQILVLSGYLKSSDLKAGIEAQSAIRDRSVDREAAGKALEKACSEGLTFNEALSAVGAAPESIPTNRLGELIVDSGLLTAEQCKTAIDKSLSTGLPLGRILVTNNLISEDTLVNLLEIQMRVRDQMLTREQALALIAAGPDQLNEQDMQAQGQKTVRLGELLVRARILSRTDVINVLEVGLHANEKIGQLLVGFGFISPFLLECALNLQQMVENKFIRTDEAAKCLKHIEAHNTSISEALVQLGVLQLPKITSQGTADSTLAGGNHSAVNKFFSAVDAGSSSTKLDSTFGEADQTSWNALDMRTRRLVRSLRSTGEPKPPQALCTVYGELVKAYKNLATRHVAATNLLEAEWLYERVLSLKERTGGRLHPSLAVDLKNLAEVQISQRKFDNAERSVQRAIALLEQSRPYNGALLANCLNMLAMIYFDQGFHKDAEPLLTRALTLKELHFGHDHVELADTLRDYARLLAKTERNFEAEKVYFQARSILARQQRSEGANVPPAIRVGRAH; encoded by the coding sequence ATGAATAAATATCTGACAGACATAAGGTTGGGAGACCTTCTGGCCAAAACAGGCATTGTTACAGCCAAGCAGGTTAATGATGCAGTCAGAACTGCCGGCAATAAGAATTTGCACTTCGGTCAAATACTCGTCCTCTCTGGTTATCTTAAATCGAGCGATCTCAAGGCGGGCATCGAGGCTCAATCAGCGATTCGCGACAGGTCCGTAGACAGAGAGGCAGCTGGCAAAGCGCTGGAAAAAGCCTGCAGTGAGGGCTTGACCTTCAATGAAGCCCTGAGCGCAGTCGGTGCTGCGCCTGAGAGCATACCGACAAATCGGCTCGGGGAGCTGATTGTGGACTCCGGTCTGCTAACTGCGGAACAGTGCAAGACGGCGATCGATAAGAGCCTCTCGACCGGGCTGCCGCTCGGGCGGATTTTAGTGACAAACAACCTGATCAGTGAAGACACGCTGGTCAACTTGCTTGAGATACAAATGCGCGTGCGAGATCAGATGCTCACACGAGAGCAAGCGCTGGCATTGATAGCGGCTGGACCAGACCAACTGAACGAGCAGGACATGCAAGCGCAGGGTCAGAAAACAGTTCGACTGGGTGAGTTATTGGTGAGGGCAAGGATTCTCAGCCGCACTGACGTAATTAACGTTCTTGAAGTGGGTCTCCATGCAAACGAAAAAATTGGTCAGCTCCTGGTTGGATTTGGCTTCATCAGCCCATTTCTGCTGGAGTGTGCTCTCAACCTGCAACAAATGGTGGAAAACAAATTCATTCGCACGGACGAAGCAGCAAAATGCCTGAAACACATAGAAGCACATAACACCTCGATTTCGGAGGCATTAGTGCAGCTCGGGGTGCTGCAGTTGCCCAAAATCACATCCCAGGGCACTGCCGATTCGACGCTGGCCGGCGGTAATCACAGCGCGGTCAACAAATTCTTCAGCGCAGTCGATGCGGGTTCATCCTCAACAAAGCTCGATTCAACATTCGGCGAGGCAGATCAAACAAGCTGGAACGCTCTCGATATGCGGACGCGGCGCCTGGTACGCTCTTTGCGTTCAACCGGAGAACCAAAACCGCCACAAGCGCTCTGCACCGTATATGGTGAGCTTGTGAAAGCATACAAGAACTTAGCGACCCGACACGTTGCAGCCACCAATTTATTGGAAGCAGAGTGGCTTTATGAGCGAGTCTTGTCCTTGAAAGAACGTACAGGTGGTCGCCTGCACCCGAGCCTGGCTGTAGATCTGAAGAATCTTGCCGAAGTACAAATCAGCCAGCGCAAATTCGACAATGCAGAAAGATCAGTGCAAAGGGCGATCGCTCTGCTCGAACAGAGTCGTCCGTATAACGGTGCTTTGCTGGCCAACTGCCTGAATATGCTCGCCATGATTTATTTCGACCAGGGCTTCCACAAAGATGCTGAGCCGCTTCTGACGCGGGCCTTGACCTTGAAAGAGCTACACTTCGGACACGATCACGTGGAATTGGCTGACACACTCAGAGATTACGCTCGACTGCTGGCCAAAACCGAACGCAACTTCGAAGCGGAAAAAGTTTACTTTCAAGCCCGTTCTATTCTCGCCCGGCAGCAACGATCTGAAGGTGCAAATGTTCCCCCGGCTATACGGGTGGGTCGTGCGCATTGA